One segment of Vibrio gazogenes DNA contains the following:
- a CDS encoding ABC transporter substrate-binding protein has protein sequence MNKNKISRAIMLGLGLTLAGTTLPSYAAHVPEGTKLAPVQELVRGNGSEIETLDPQKVNGVPGANVDRDLFEGLVNEDGYGKLLPGVADKWETKDNKTFIFHLRKNAQWSNGDPVTADDFVYGWQRLVDPATASPYAEYLQLGNVTNAEDIVAGKKDKSTLGIKALDAHTLEVHLDKPTPYFVKMLVHQSTFPAPRKVIEKWGNKWTRPGHFVGNGAYVLDKWVVNERLVLKRNPLYWNNAETIINKVTYLPIESQNAEMNRFLAGEMDSTYEMPVEHFKRLKKDHPESVSVTGYLCNYYYDFNMRKKPFDDVRVRKALSYAIDRDIITKAIMGQGQKPAYAFTPDITAGFTPPMPEYGKWTQKERDQKARELLAEAGYDKGNPLTLTLIYNTSDNHKKVATAIQSMWKQTLGVKVNLENQEWKTFLDNRRQGNFEVARDAWCGDYNEASTFLSQMLSNNSGNYAHYQSKAYDNVMEKAMVSTSDTERANYYAQAEKLIAQDMPVAPTYQYVKAHLLAPYVGGYPIHNAGDMTYTRDMYIKAK, from the coding sequence ATGAATAAAAATAAGATTTCCCGAGCAATAATGCTGGGATTGGGCCTGACTCTGGCCGGCACAACATTACCATCTTACGCAGCACACGTTCCCGAAGGAACAAAGCTTGCCCCGGTACAAGAATTAGTTCGGGGAAATGGATCAGAAATCGAAACGCTTGATCCACAGAAAGTCAATGGTGTTCCCGGTGCTAACGTAGACAGAGACTTATTTGAAGGTCTGGTCAATGAAGATGGTTACGGAAAGCTGCTCCCCGGTGTCGCAGACAAATGGGAAACCAAAGATAACAAAACATTTATCTTTCATCTCCGTAAAAACGCACAATGGTCCAATGGTGACCCCGTCACAGCCGATGATTTCGTCTACGGATGGCAACGGCTTGTCGATCCTGCAACCGCTTCACCTTATGCTGAATATTTGCAGTTAGGTAATGTGACCAACGCAGAAGATATCGTTGCAGGCAAGAAAGACAAATCAACGCTGGGTATTAAAGCGCTCGACGCACATACACTTGAAGTCCACCTTGATAAACCCACACCTTACTTCGTCAAAATGTTGGTTCACCAATCAACGTTCCCGGCACCACGTAAAGTCATCGAAAAATGGGGCAATAAATGGACTCGGCCAGGACACTTTGTCGGAAATGGTGCGTACGTTCTGGACAAATGGGTGGTCAATGAGCGTTTAGTTCTCAAGCGTAATCCGCTTTACTGGAATAACGCTGAAACGATCATCAATAAAGTCACTTATCTACCGATTGAAAGTCAAAATGCTGAAATGAACCGTTTCCTCGCGGGTGAGATGGACTCCACCTACGAAATGCCGGTAGAACACTTCAAACGACTGAAGAAAGACCACCCTGAATCGGTTTCCGTCACCGGATATCTGTGTAACTACTACTACGATTTCAATATGCGGAAAAAGCCATTTGACGATGTTCGAGTCAGAAAAGCACTCTCTTATGCGATTGACCGCGATATCATCACAAAGGCCATCATGGGACAAGGACAGAAACCAGCTTACGCCTTTACACCAGATATCACTGCCGGCTTCACACCACCGATGCCGGAATATGGCAAGTGGACACAGAAAGAGCGGGACCAAAAAGCTCGTGAACTTTTGGCTGAAGCAGGTTACGACAAAGGTAATCCGTTAACATTGACGCTGATTTACAACACCTCTGACAACCATAAGAAAGTTGCCACGGCGATTCAGTCCATGTGGAAACAAACCTTAGGCGTCAAAGTCAATCTGGAAAACCAGGAATGGAAAACATTCTTAGACAACCGTCGTCAAGGTAACTTCGAAGTCGCTCGCGATGCTTGGTGTGGTGACTATAACGAAGCATCAACCTTCCTCTCTCAAATGCTCTCCAACAACAGCGGTAACTATGCCCACTATCAAAGCAAAGCCTATGATAATGTCATGGAAAAAGCGATGGTGAGCACGTCTGACACTGAGCGTGCCAACTACTATGCCCAAGCAGAAAAGTTGATTGCGCAAGATATGCCCGTGGCTCCGACTTACCAGTATGTCAAAGCGCATTTACTCGCGCCTTACGTGGGTGGTTATCCGATCCATAATGCGGGAGACATGACTTACACTCGGGATATGTACATTAAAGCAAAATAA
- a CDS encoding ABC transporter permease — MNSFYRMKAVMVKELRQLSRDRITFGMVVMIPLIQLILFGFAINTNVRHVPVAVVDQSDSTTGRMLTEAIRVTQVVDITRHYATAKEAEQAIHRGVVRAAMILPKDLDQRWIEGRVLGQWIVDGSDTMISSAVMGLQHMSLNGIGFQNNRVQRQEPAQTFHIALYYNPSRRSAVNIVPGLLGVILTMTMILFTSAAIVRERERGNLELLITTPIHPMELMVAKIIPYIFIGLIQVGIILGLGHVIFDVPIHGAFSQILWGTLLFISASLTLGLMISTIATTQLQAMQMTVFILLPSILLSGFIFPYEGMPVIAQWIAEVLPATHFMRMIRGIVLRGADLLDLWRDTLWMIGFTLLGLVVASMRFKKSLD; from the coding sequence ATGAATTCTTTCTACCGGATGAAAGCCGTCATGGTCAAGGAGTTGCGTCAACTCTCCCGGGATAGGATTACATTCGGCATGGTGGTAATGATCCCATTGATTCAATTGATTTTATTTGGTTTTGCGATCAATACCAATGTTCGTCATGTACCGGTTGCCGTTGTTGATCAGAGTGATAGTACCACGGGGCGTATGTTGACCGAAGCCATCAGAGTGACTCAGGTCGTGGACATTACCCGGCACTATGCGACAGCCAAAGAAGCGGAACAGGCGATTCACCGGGGAGTTGTCCGGGCGGCAATGATTCTGCCGAAAGATTTGGATCAACGTTGGATTGAGGGGCGCGTGTTGGGGCAGTGGATTGTCGATGGCAGCGATACGATGATCAGCTCGGCAGTGATGGGCTTGCAACATATGTCACTAAACGGAATTGGTTTTCAGAACAATCGTGTGCAGAGACAAGAACCAGCACAGACATTTCATATTGCACTTTATTACAATCCAAGCCGACGCTCGGCCGTCAATATCGTCCCCGGACTACTCGGTGTGATTCTTACCATGACGATGATTCTGTTTACCAGTGCCGCGATTGTCCGCGAGCGGGAGCGAGGCAATCTGGAGCTGTTAATCACTACGCCGATCCATCCGATGGAATTGATGGTCGCGAAAATTATTCCTTATATATTTATTGGCCTGATTCAGGTCGGCATTATTCTGGGATTGGGGCATGTCATTTTTGATGTCCCGATTCACGGCGCATTCAGTCAGATTTTATGGGGAACGTTATTATTTATTTCTGCCAGTCTGACGCTGGGACTGATGATTTCAACGATTGCAACGACTCAGCTTCAGGCGATGCAGATGACCGTGTTTATTTTACTGCCTTCAATCTTATTGTCTGGCTTTATCTTTCCCTATGAAGGCATGCCCGTGATTGCACAGTGGATTGCTGAAGTGTTACCTGCGACGCATTTTATGCGGATGATTCGGGGCATTGTCCTCAGAGGTGCCGATCTACTCGATTTGTGGCGTGATACGTTATGGATGATTGGATTTACCCTGCTGGGTTTAGTGGTTGCTTCGATGCGATTTAAGAAATCCTTGGATTAA
- a CDS encoding putative bifunctional diguanylate cyclase/phosphodiesterase, whose translation MKQKYMQTSLEKKIRARAKRDLFYICVIVLILSCLSLIAKVDLFEQLYFFSRQHEHWEMDEITVVVFWFGLGGVFYAYRRMQDLRDLIYEVSDKAFFDQVSQLPNRVYSLECLTQMLHRAERLGRQVAVIFIDLDNFKMVNDTYGHAKGDLLLQVFGERLRYSIRKSDIVGRLSGDEYLILLELADEDELAPILERIKSLQEESYRLDENNLVLRFSAGVAIYPYDGYTATDLLKASDIAMYHSKVTKKGQIEFYTSSMAEMLYARYQLESDLKTALQNKAFHMEYQPQLSLESDQIIGYEALIRWELKGKQIPTAQLIQIAEDTGHIEEIGLWVLSQALEDAQSFLQADQTLGVNITSRHFWMSDFVCQIQRALSVHEFPPHRLVLELTESALVSDIFDDIRQKLMALRALGVNVAIDDFGIGYSCLGRLKDLPISCLKIDQIFTHALVDSERDRYVISTLINMAKHLNLSILAEGVESKEQLAMLYQIGCNMAQGYYIGKPESLATLVDRMKSSSGL comes from the coding sequence ATGAAACAGAAATATATGCAGACCAGTTTAGAAAAAAAAATTCGGGCACGGGCGAAACGAGATCTTTTCTATATCTGTGTGATTGTTCTGATATTGTCTTGTCTCTCCTTGATAGCCAAAGTTGATCTGTTCGAACAACTCTATTTTTTTAGTCGTCAACATGAACATTGGGAAATGGATGAGATTACGGTAGTTGTTTTCTGGTTCGGCCTCGGTGGGGTTTTTTATGCTTATCGTCGGATGCAGGATTTACGAGACCTTATCTATGAAGTATCGGATAAAGCTTTTTTCGATCAAGTGAGTCAATTGCCAAACCGTGTCTATTCTCTGGAGTGCTTAACACAAATGCTACACCGGGCAGAACGGTTGGGGCGTCAGGTGGCCGTGATATTCATTGATCTGGATAATTTCAAAATGGTCAATGATACCTATGGTCATGCCAAAGGCGATCTGTTATTGCAGGTGTTCGGTGAGCGGTTGCGTTATTCGATCCGTAAAAGTGACATTGTCGGGCGTTTAAGCGGGGATGAATATCTGATTTTACTCGAGTTGGCAGATGAAGATGAGCTGGCTCCCATACTGGAACGAATTAAATCCTTACAGGAAGAATCTTATCGTTTAGATGAAAATAATCTGGTGTTACGCTTTAGTGCCGGAGTGGCGATCTATCCTTATGATGGTTATACGGCAACTGATTTACTCAAAGCGTCTGATATTGCCATGTATCATTCTAAAGTAACCAAAAAAGGACAAATTGAATTTTATACGTCGAGTATGGCTGAGATGCTCTATGCGCGCTATCAGCTTGAATCTGATCTGAAAACTGCGCTGCAAAATAAAGCTTTCCATATGGAATACCAGCCACAGTTATCACTGGAGAGTGATCAGATCATTGGCTACGAAGCACTCATTCGTTGGGAGTTAAAAGGAAAACAGATTCCGACAGCGCAATTGATTCAGATTGCTGAAGACACAGGACATATTGAAGAAATTGGTTTATGGGTATTGTCTCAGGCGCTTGAAGATGCGCAATCTTTTTTGCAAGCGGATCAGACCCTGGGGGTGAATATCACCTCGCGGCATTTCTGGATGAGTGATTTTGTCTGTCAAATTCAGCGAGCATTATCGGTTCATGAATTCCCCCCGCATCGGCTTGTTTTAGAATTGACGGAATCTGCATTGGTCAGCGACATCTTTGATGATATCCGGCAGAAGCTCATGGCGTTGAGAGCACTTGGTGTCAATGTCGCCATTGATGATTTTGGAATCGGGTATTCTTGCCTGGGGCGATTGAAAGATCTCCCCATTAGTTGTTTGAAAATTGATCAAATTTTTACCCATGCGCTGGTGGATTCCGAGCGGGATCGATATGTGATTTCAACGTTGATTAATATGGCAAAGCATCTGAATTTGTCGATCTTGGCTGAAGGTGTAGAATCCAAAGAACAGCTAGCGATGCTCTATCAGATCGGATGCAATATGGCTCAGGGCTACTACATCGGTAAGCCCGAATCTTTAGCAACATTAGTTGATCGGATGAAGTCCTCATCTGGCTTGTGA
- a CDS encoding PepSY domain-containing protein, with amino-acid sequence MSKTTLNRLAIFLATATASSLVFADPHCTQQPESAWIPFETAKAQVVEMGYQIKKFKKTHTGCYELYGYDTHKNRVEIYYNPVDMQVVKEEKDD; translated from the coding sequence ATGTCAAAAACAACGTTGAACCGTCTGGCTATTTTTCTTGCAACCGCGACAGCTTCTTCTCTGGTTTTTGCTGACCCGCACTGTACTCAACAGCCAGAATCAGCTTGGATACCGTTTGAAACAGCCAAAGCACAGGTTGTTGAAATGGGATATCAGATTAAGAAATTTAAGAAAACCCATACTGGCTGTTATGAACTGTACGGCTATGACACCCACAAAAACCGAGTTGAGATTTACTACAATCCGGTTGATATGCAGGTCGTAAAAGAGGAAAAAGATGACTAA
- a CDS encoding efflux RND transporter periplasmic adaptor subunit, translating to MDIQKKQSRSIPKRKLWFALIVVVLVTLGAYATTMTSRSYEVRRDSIIISQVNQGDMSIEVRGNGVLAPKHIRWISTNVDGRVESVLVKPGAIVKKGDLIAELINPGLVQKTDEIRWELEAALADNKSLAMRHENNVLDAQARILKVKHSYEKAKLQYDAESTLLKRNNGSVSLIDYNRSKLDLEQYREQLQIEKERLEKLKETQEAEFQANTAMVNKLKKSLSRAEMMIQSLKVVSNQSGVIQAVNIEAGQRVPLGLNIAKLARQDQLLAELKIPERQVRTVEIGQDVIIDTHNNQIHGSVIRIDPAVNNGTVQVDVSLNHPLPPEARPDLSIEGTILVSKLQHVLSVNRPAFAQSNSPGTVYRLAANGREADKIRVMFGQGSADRIEIKSGLRDGDQIVTSNPSAWEHQDRISIQ from the coding sequence ATGGATATTCAAAAAAAACAATCTCGATCGATTCCGAAACGCAAGTTATGGTTTGCATTGATTGTCGTTGTCCTTGTTACGCTGGGGGCATATGCGACAACTATGACATCCAGAAGTTATGAAGTTCGGCGGGACAGTATTATTATTTCTCAGGTAAATCAGGGGGATATGAGTATTGAGGTGCGTGGTAATGGGGTATTAGCCCCGAAACATATCCGCTGGATATCAACCAATGTGGATGGCAGAGTTGAATCTGTTTTGGTCAAACCGGGAGCGATAGTCAAAAAAGGTGATTTAATTGCTGAGCTGATCAATCCAGGGTTGGTACAGAAAACGGATGAAATCCGCTGGGAATTAGAGGCTGCATTGGCTGACAATAAATCGTTAGCGATGCGCCATGAGAATAATGTATTGGATGCTCAGGCTCGAATTCTGAAAGTAAAGCATTCTTATGAGAAGGCGAAACTTCAGTATGACGCTGAGAGTACGTTATTAAAACGAAATAATGGCTCGGTGTCTCTCATTGATTACAACCGCTCAAAATTAGATTTGGAACAGTATAGAGAGCAGTTACAAATTGAGAAAGAGCGTCTGGAAAAACTGAAAGAGACGCAAGAAGCGGAGTTTCAAGCGAATACTGCAATGGTGAATAAACTGAAAAAAAGCCTTTCCCGTGCGGAAATGATGATTCAGTCACTGAAAGTCGTATCCAATCAGTCTGGTGTGATTCAGGCTGTCAATATTGAAGCCGGTCAACGGGTTCCGTTGGGGCTTAATATTGCGAAACTGGCCAGACAGGATCAGTTATTGGCTGAATTAAAAATACCAGAGCGTCAGGTTCGTACCGTTGAAATAGGGCAGGATGTGATTATTGACACGCATAACAATCAAATTCATGGCTCGGTGATTCGGATTGATCCAGCGGTTAATAATGGCACAGTTCAGGTTGATGTATCGCTTAATCATCCATTACCACCAGAAGCCAGACCGGATTTGAGCATTGAAGGCACTATTCTGGTCTCCAAATTACAGCATGTATTGTCTGTTAATCGTCCTGCATTTGCCCAGAGTAACTCCCCCGGTACAGTCTATCGATTAGCGGCCAATGGACGAGAAGCCGATAAAATTAGAGTCATGTTCGGACAGGGATCTGCGGACAGAATTGAAATAAAAAGTGGTTTGCGTGATGGCGACCAGATTGTGACATCGAATCCCAGTGCTTGGGAACATCAGGACCGGATCAGTATTCAGTAA
- a CDS encoding cytochrome b/b6 domain-containing protein has translation MTKQDFIWDVVVRITHWTTAALFLSNYFLTEEGSQLHQWVGYIVIAVISIRLLWGLIARSPARLSAFKPSVPKALEHLKEVLVTKKDEHVGHNPAGAIMIWLMWFLILSTAITGWLSETDWFWGEDWMVEIHEFFANATMGAVTIHVCAIILMSKLTQFAYVRTMLWRHKD, from the coding sequence ATGACTAAACAAGATTTTATCTGGGATGTGGTCGTCCGGATCACTCACTGGACAACGGCAGCACTGTTTTTATCGAATTATTTCCTGACCGAAGAAGGTAGCCAGTTACACCAGTGGGTTGGCTATATCGTCATTGCCGTAATCAGTATCCGTCTGCTATGGGGGCTGATAGCCCGTTCTCCAGCCCGCTTATCGGCATTCAAGCCTTCTGTGCCAAAGGCGCTGGAACATCTGAAAGAGGTGTTGGTCACCAAAAAGGACGAGCATGTCGGCCATAACCCAGCCGGTGCAATCATGATCTGGCTGATGTGGTTTCTCATTCTGAGTACAGCCATAACGGGATGGTTATCTGAAACCGACTGGTTCTGGGGAGAAGACTGGATGGTTGAAATCCATGAATTTTTTGCCAATGCCACAATGGGTGCGGTCACCATTCACGTTTGTGCCATTATCCTGATGAGTAAGCTGACGCAATTTGCTTATGTCAGAACCATGTTATGGCGCCATAAAGACTAA
- a CDS encoding ABC transporter ATP-binding protein, which translates to MTTYAIEAENVVKRFGDFTAIEDVRLQIPKGSIYGFLGPNGCGKSTTIRVLTGLLHPTSGQVKVLGLDIPRESERLRLKIGYMTQKFSLYDDLSVEENLQFIGQIFGMGRRQLRQRLTQQLQTYGLDQRRKQRVGGMSGGQKQRLSLAAATMHQPELLFLDEPTSAVDPENRREFWEQLFDLSAQGTTILVTSHYMDEAERCHRLAIMDSGRIRADGEPEQLMRDMGVHVVEIRAENLRGLKEHLLTFAEVRSAAQLGIRLRVLIQQDIAAPIEWLKAQVQTLSDAEIALVRPSLEDVFVSVTGEKRQ; encoded by the coding sequence GTGACAACATATGCCATTGAGGCGGAAAATGTTGTGAAGCGATTTGGCGATTTTACTGCGATTGAGGATGTTCGGCTGCAAATTCCGAAAGGGTCGATTTATGGTTTTCTCGGGCCGAATGGTTGCGGTAAATCCACGACAATTCGGGTTCTCACTGGCTTATTGCATCCCACTTCAGGGCAAGTGAAAGTCTTAGGACTGGATATTCCCCGCGAATCAGAACGGCTCCGGCTGAAAATCGGCTACATGACGCAAAAATTCTCACTTTACGACGACCTCTCTGTTGAAGAAAATCTGCAGTTTATCGGGCAGATCTTCGGTATGGGCCGCCGACAACTCAGGCAGCGCCTCACTCAGCAACTTCAGACGTATGGTTTGGACCAACGACGTAAGCAACGTGTCGGTGGGATGAGTGGCGGACAAAAACAGCGTTTGTCTCTGGCCGCAGCCACCATGCATCAACCTGAGTTGCTTTTTCTGGATGAACCGACGTCCGCCGTTGACCCGGAAAACCGGCGAGAGTTCTGGGAACAACTGTTTGACCTCTCCGCTCAGGGGACGACTATTCTGGTCACATCCCACTATATGGATGAAGCTGAACGGTGTCACCGGTTGGCGATTATGGATTCAGGGCGGATTCGTGCCGACGGAGAACCGGAGCAACTCATGCGTGATATGGGGGTGCATGTGGTGGAAATTCGGGCGGAGAACCTCCGCGGATTGAAAGAACATTTACTGACGTTTGCTGAGGTTCGCTCGGCGGCCCAGTTAGGCATCCGACTCCGTGTGCTCATTCAACAAGATATCGCAGCGCCGATTGAGTGGTTGAAAGCTCAGGTGCAGACATTGAGCGATGCAGAAATAGCGCTGGTGCGCCCCAGTCTGGAAGATGTATTTGTCAGTGTCACCGGGGAGAAACGGCAATGA
- the oppB gene encoding oligopeptide ABC transporter permease OppB, whose product MLKFIAKRMLEAIPTLLVLVTISFFLMRFAPGSPFSSERAVPPQVLANINAEYGLDKPISAQYFTYLKNILHGDFGPSFKYKDFSVNELVGKALPVSAKIGATAFVFTIILGVAIGTIAALKQNTWLDYSLMATTMLGIVIPSFVFAPVLIFIFSINLEWLPAGGWNDGSFKYMALPVLGMSLLYIATFARITRGSMIETLNSNFIRTAKAKGLNYSYIVIRHALKPALLPVVSYMGPAFVGIITGSVVIETIFGLPGIGKLFVNAAFNRDYSLVLGITILIGFLFILFNMIVDILLAYIDPKIRY is encoded by the coding sequence ATGCTTAAATTCATTGCGAAACGGATGCTGGAAGCCATACCGACGCTGTTGGTGCTGGTCACAATATCCTTTTTTCTAATGCGCTTTGCGCCCGGAAGCCCGTTCTCTTCAGAGCGCGCTGTTCCACCGCAGGTTCTTGCGAATATCAATGCCGAATATGGTCTGGATAAACCAATTAGTGCCCAGTACTTCACTTATCTGAAAAACATTTTGCATGGAGATTTCGGTCCCTCCTTTAAGTATAAAGATTTCAGTGTGAATGAGTTGGTCGGAAAAGCGTTACCGGTCTCAGCCAAAATCGGGGCAACGGCCTTCGTCTTTACGATCATTCTCGGTGTGGCGATCGGCACAATCGCAGCCCTGAAACAGAATACTTGGCTAGACTATTCATTAATGGCAACGACCATGTTGGGTATTGTGATCCCCTCCTTCGTCTTTGCTCCGGTGCTGATCTTTATCTTTTCGATTAATTTAGAGTGGTTACCCGCCGGAGGCTGGAATGACGGCTCTTTCAAATATATGGCTCTCCCCGTGCTCGGCATGTCATTGCTCTATATTGCAACGTTTGCCCGGATTACTCGAGGCTCGATGATTGAAACCCTCAACAGTAACTTCATTCGGACCGCCAAAGCCAAAGGGCTTAATTATAGTTATATTGTCATTCGTCATGCTTTAAAGCCTGCGCTGTTACCGGTCGTATCTTATATGGGGCCTGCTTTTGTCGGCATTATTACCGGTTCGGTGGTCATTGAGACAATCTTTGGTTTACCGGGGATCGGGAAACTATTCGTCAACGCAGCCTTTAACCGAGATTATTCTCTGGTACTCGGGATTACCATCCTGATTGGATTTTTGTTTATTTTGTTCAACATGATCGTCGATATTCTTCTCGCTTATATCGATCCAAAAATCCGCTATTAG
- a CDS encoding HAD-IA family hydrolase, with protein sequence MSTEFHFRACLFDLDGTLIDSIAAVNRAWTVFATRQSLDPAYILHHIHGRPASESVAEFMAGQSQTEIEREIAWLKDAESQDTAGIVPITGAIDFLHQLNHLNVPWAIVTSGNESVAYARIKAAKIPKPDVVITADQITRGKPDPEPYQLGAQALGFTADQCLVFEDAIAGVQSGLAAGCPVIGLLTQVQDAQALLGVSTISDYTSLTLEQDTEGFKLHMPL encoded by the coding sequence GTGTCCACTGAATTTCATTTTCGCGCTTGCCTGTTCGATTTAGACGGTACTCTGATTGATTCAATTGCTGCCGTCAATCGTGCCTGGACTGTGTTTGCCACACGCCAGTCACTCGACCCTGCATACATTCTGCATCATATTCACGGACGTCCTGCCAGCGAGTCGGTGGCTGAATTTATGGCGGGTCAATCTCAGACTGAGATTGAACGGGAAATTGCCTGGTTAAAAGACGCTGAATCGCAAGATACCGCAGGGATCGTCCCGATTACAGGCGCCATTGATTTTCTGCATCAGTTGAATCACCTCAACGTACCATGGGCAATCGTGACGTCCGGTAATGAATCGGTCGCTTATGCCAGAATCAAAGCGGCCAAGATTCCCAAACCAGATGTCGTCATTACCGCTGATCAAATTACCCGCGGAAAACCCGATCCTGAACCTTACCAGCTCGGTGCGCAGGCACTCGGTTTTACAGCAGATCAGTGTCTGGTATTTGAAGACGCTATCGCGGGGGTACAGTCTGGGCTGGCTGCCGGGTGTCCGGTCATCGGTCTGTTAACACAGGTACAAGATGCGCAGGCATTACTGGGCGTGAGCACCATATCAGACTACACCTCACTGACATTGGAACAAGATACCGAGGGCTTTAAGCTGCATATGCCGTTGTAA
- a CDS encoding HlyD family secretion protein, with translation MQRLIYHVILMILLTACQTDKDNVALGTLERDRVILTATANEIIRDLPVQEGSPVTQGQVLVQLDRQRQAMRLAQAVAEQAQAKAYLQKLTNGERPEDIAAAKADVVRAKARFIEAEKNYQRTRELVAKKLSSQSEKDRALASRDTAQAELNAVREAFAKLTAGSRVEDIEQAKAALDAATAGVMLQQHQLNELTIVATRDGVLDSLPYQLGERVMVNQAVAVIEADRVPYARVYVPARYRTQFVTGLMVNVHVDGVEQVFQGKVRRVSDQPSFTPYYALTEEERSRLMYLAEIDLDDSAQSLPSGIPAQVELGGLRP, from the coding sequence ATGCAGCGATTGATTTACCATGTCATCCTGATGATCCTGCTCACTGCCTGTCAAACGGATAAAGATAACGTCGCATTAGGCACATTAGAACGCGATCGGGTGATTTTGACTGCAACGGCTAATGAAATTATCCGTGATTTACCGGTGCAAGAAGGTTCGCCGGTGACTCAAGGGCAGGTTCTGGTGCAGCTTGATCGGCAACGTCAGGCGATGCGGCTGGCACAAGCCGTCGCTGAACAGGCACAAGCGAAAGCTTACTTGCAGAAGCTCACCAATGGCGAACGTCCGGAAGACATTGCGGCTGCCAAAGCGGATGTTGTTCGTGCTAAAGCCCGTTTTATTGAAGCTGAAAAAAATTATCAGCGCACCCGTGAACTGGTCGCGAAGAAACTGAGTAGCCAGTCGGAAAAAGATCGGGCACTGGCCAGTCGTGATACGGCTCAGGCTGAATTAAACGCCGTCAGAGAAGCGTTTGCTAAACTGACGGCAGGTTCTCGGGTTGAAGATATCGAACAGGCGAAAGCGGCATTAGATGCTGCAACTGCTGGTGTGATGTTACAACAGCACCAACTGAATGAGTTGACGATTGTTGCAACACGCGATGGTGTGTTGGACAGCCTACCTTATCAACTTGGCGAACGGGTGATGGTCAATCAGGCCGTTGCTGTGATTGAGGCTGATCGAGTGCCTTATGCTCGAGTTTATGTCCCCGCGCGATACCGGACTCAGTTTGTGACCGGATTGATGGTCAATGTTCATGTTGATGGGGTTGAACAAGTCTTTCAGGGTAAAGTCCGCCGCGTTTCAGATCAACCGTCCTTCACCCCTTACTACGCGTTGACGGAGGAAGAACGCTCTCGGTTGATGTATTTGGCTGAAATTGATTTGGATGATTCAGCGCAATCGCTTCCTTCCGGTATTCCGGCTCAGGTAGAACTCGGAGGGCTCAGACCGTGA